A region from the Nostoc sp. HK-01 genome encodes:
- a CDS encoding abortive infection protein, with the protein MKNNLVRLAQRPVPIRLGCFILMLLVLWLPLAAPIYLLVSDANLVSILTMVLLYVEFIVLLKLWGKYVYQQPQILQHYGLETTPHNGIDLLRGLAIGFTNIWLLFGIERLFGWLVWQQPKVFLLKIVIEGVIVGLAVGFAEELLFRGWLLDELERDYNQRVALWTDAVVFATLHFIKPLEAIIQTLPQFPALVVLGLTQVWAKRWRRGRLGLPIGLHGGLVGGYYIINVGGLIKYTGVVPDWVTGVYQNPLMGVMGLFLMSILAVWMSRQVRRSHL; encoded by the coding sequence ATGAAAAACAACCTTGTCCGTTTAGCTCAACGCCCTGTCCCTATTCGGCTGGGTTGTTTTATTTTAATGCTGTTGGTGCTATGGTTGCCTCTAGCTGCCCCAATTTACTTACTAGTGAGTGATGCTAACTTAGTAAGTATTTTGACAATGGTTTTACTATACGTAGAATTTATCGTTCTGTTGAAGCTATGGGGTAAATACGTCTACCAGCAACCTCAGATATTGCAGCATTATGGTTTAGAAACTACACCACACAACGGGATAGATTTACTGCGTGGTTTGGCTATAGGTTTCACTAATATTTGGCTACTTTTTGGCATAGAAAGACTTTTCGGCTGGTTGGTATGGCAACAGCCCAAAGTTTTCTTATTAAAAATAGTTATCGAAGGCGTAATTGTCGGCTTGGCTGTGGGGTTTGCCGAGGAGTTATTATTTCGCGGCTGGTTACTTGATGAACTAGAACGTGACTACAACCAGCGTGTAGCATTATGGACTGATGCTGTTGTTTTTGCTACCTTGCATTTTATTAAACCATTAGAGGCAATCATTCAAACTTTGCCGCAGTTCCCGGCTTTGGTAGTTTTAGGGTTAACGCAGGTATGGGCAAAGCGTTGGCGTAGGGGACGTTTAGGTTTACCTATTGGGTTGCATGGAGGTTTAGTTGGTGGTTACTACATTATTAATGTTGGTGGATTAATTAAATATACAGGTGTAGTGCCTGATTGGGTTACGGGAGTATATCAAAATCCTTTAATGGGGGTAATGGGGTTATTTTTGATGAGTATTTTGGCGGTATGGATGA
- the clpS gene encoding ATP-dependent Clp protease adaptor protein ClpS has protein sequence MSVETIEKSSTSRKLAPRYRVLLHNDDYNSMEYVVQTLLTTVPSLTQPQAVSIMMEAHTNGLALVITCALEHAEFYCETLKTHGLSSSIEPDE, from the coding sequence GTGTCAGTCGAAACCATTGAGAAGAGTTCCACATCCCGCAAGCTCGCCCCTCGATATCGCGTTTTGCTCCACAACGACGACTACAACTCGATGGAGTACGTGGTGCAGACGCTATTAACCACCGTGCCGAGTCTTACTCAGCCCCAAGCTGTGAGCATCATGATGGAAGCCCATACTAACGGGTTAGCTTTAGTCATTACCTGCGCTCTAGAACACGCTGAATTTTACTGTGAAACATTGAAAACTCACGGTTTATCCAGCAGTATTGAACCTGATGAATAG
- a CDS encoding aspartate aminotransferase: MHLAKRLEKIPPYLFAEINRKREKLVAEGVDIINMAVGDPDKPTPAHILQVMHEAIDDAATHNYPPYEGMQEFRQAAAKWMENRFGVTDLNPDTEVVASIGSKEAIHNTFLAFVEAGDYTLIPDPGYPVYRTSTIFADGVPFTMPLKAENQFLPDLNAIPEEIAQKAKLLWINYPNNPTGGVATLEFFTELVDFCKQYNILLCHDNAYSEMAYNGYKPPSVLQVPGAKDIAIEFHSLSKSYNMTGWRVGFVAGNALGIQGLRQVKTNVDSGVFKAIQKAAIAAYNTTEAELQTLMSVYQHRRDTIVQGLQSLGWPIQPPKATLYVWVPVPSGYTSAEFVNLLLDKCGIMVAPGSGYGASGEGFFRIALTISEERMQEAIGRMKDAGIHY; this comes from the coding sequence ATGCACCTTGCTAAACGCCTAGAAAAAATTCCTCCCTACCTCTTTGCTGAAATTAACCGTAAACGAGAAAAACTCGTCGCTGAGGGAGTTGACATCATTAATATGGCAGTAGGCGACCCTGATAAACCGACTCCTGCACACATTCTCCAGGTAATGCACGAGGCAATTGATGACGCTGCTACCCATAATTACCCGCCCTACGAAGGTATGCAAGAATTTCGGCAGGCGGCTGCTAAGTGGATGGAAAATCGGTTTGGGGTAACGGATTTAAACCCAGATACAGAGGTTGTAGCGTCTATTGGTTCTAAAGAGGCAATACATAATACTTTCTTAGCTTTTGTAGAGGCGGGAGACTATACACTCATTCCCGATCCTGGTTATCCGGTATATCGCACTTCTACCATTTTTGCTGATGGTGTGCCTTTTACAATGCCACTGAAGGCAGAAAACCAGTTTTTGCCAGATTTAAACGCGATTCCCGAAGAAATTGCCCAAAAAGCCAAGCTTTTGTGGATTAACTACCCAAATAATCCGACTGGGGGAGTTGCAACGCTAGAGTTTTTTACAGAATTGGTAGATTTCTGTAAGCAGTACAATATCTTGCTATGTCATGACAATGCTTACTCAGAAATGGCATACAACGGCTACAAACCGCCGAGTGTGTTACAAGTTCCTGGCGCAAAAGATATCGCCATTGAGTTTCACAGTTTGTCAAAATCTTACAATATGACAGGCTGGCGAGTTGGTTTTGTAGCTGGGAATGCACTGGGGATTCAAGGTTTGAGACAGGTTAAAACTAACGTTGATTCGGGTGTGTTTAAGGCAATTCAAAAAGCTGCGATCGCAGCTTACAATACCACAGAAGCCGAACTGCAAACTTTGATGTCTGTTTATCAACATCGCCGCGATACCATTGTTCAAGGTTTACAATCTTTAGGATGGCCGATTCAGCCGCCAAAAGCTACCCTTTACGTTTGGGTTCCTGTTCCTTCCGGTTATACTTCTGCGGAATTTGTAAATTTGCTGCTTGACAAATGCGGCATTATGGTCGCTCCCGGTAGCGGTTATGGTGCATCTGGTGAAGGCTTCTTCCGCATAGCTTTAACTATCTCTGAGGAGCGAATGCAAGAAGCCATTGGACGAATGAAGGATGCTGGTATTCACTACTAA